The following are encoded together in the Pseudoalteromonas shioyasakiensis genome:
- the fadA gene encoding acetyl-CoA C-acyltransferase FadA — MNNPVIVDCIRTPMGRSKNGVFKNKRAEDLSAHLMKGLLDRNPAVDPASIDDIYWGCVQQTLEQGFNIARNAALLAGIPHSVPAVTVNRLCGSSMQALHDAARAIMTGAGDTYIIGGVEHMGHVPMTHGNDFHPGLSTSVAQAAGVMGLTAEYLATLHGISREQQDEFAYRSHQRAHAATVEGRFRREILAMEGHDADGSLILVEDDEVIRPETTVEGLSQLRPVFNPASGSVTAGTSSALSDGASAMLVMSEEKAKELGLPIRARIKSMAVAGCDPSIMGYGPVPASQKALQQAGITIDDIDVAELNEAFAAQSLPVLKDLGLMDVVDEKVNLNGGAIALGHPLGCSGSRISTTLVHLMEDKNAKYGLATMCIGLGQGIATVFERVE; from the coding sequence ATGAATAATCCAGTAATCGTAGATTGTATCCGCACACCAATGGGTCGTTCAAAGAACGGCGTATTCAAAAACAAGCGTGCGGAAGATTTAAGTGCTCACTTAATGAAAGGTTTGTTAGACCGTAACCCAGCCGTTGATCCAGCATCAATTGATGATATTTACTGGGGCTGTGTACAGCAAACTTTAGAGCAAGGTTTTAACATTGCTCGTAACGCAGCACTACTAGCCGGTATCCCTCACTCAGTACCAGCTGTCACTGTTAACCGTTTATGTGGTTCATCAATGCAAGCATTACACGATGCTGCACGCGCTATTATGACTGGCGCTGGTGATACCTACATCATTGGTGGTGTTGAGCACATGGGTCACGTACCTATGACTCACGGTAATGATTTTCACCCTGGTTTATCAACGTCTGTAGCACAAGCTGCTGGCGTAATGGGTTTAACTGCAGAATACCTTGCTACGCTTCATGGCATTAGCCGCGAGCAACAAGACGAATTTGCTTACCGCTCACACCAACGTGCACACGCGGCAACTGTTGAAGGTCGTTTCCGTCGTGAAATCCTAGCAATGGAAGGTCACGATGCAGATGGTTCTTTAATCTTAGTTGAAGACGATGAAGTAATCCGTCCTGAGACAACTGTTGAAGGCTTATCGCAACTACGCCCTGTATTCAATCCAGCATCAGGTAGCGTAACAGCAGGTACTTCTTCTGCACTTTCTGACGGCGCATCAGCAATGCTTGTAATGAGCGAAGAGAAAGCAAAAGAGCTTGGTTTACCAATTCGTGCGCGTATTAAATCAATGGCTGTTGCAGGTTGCGATCCATCAATCATGGGTTACGGCCCTGTTCCTGCATCGCAAAAAGCACTTCAACAAGCAGGTATCACTATTGACGATATCGATGTTGCAGAGCTTAACGAGGCATTCGCAGCGCAATCTCTACCTGTGTTAAAAGACTTAGGTCTGATGGATGTGGTAGACGAAAAAGTTAACCTAAATGGTGGTGCAATTGCACTTGGTCACCCACTAGGTTGTTCTGGTTCACGTATTAGCACAACGCTTGTTCACCTAATGGAAGACAAGAACGCTAAATACGGCCTAGCAACTATGTGTATTGGTTTAGGCCAAGGTATTGCAACTGTATTTGAGCGCGTGGAATAA
- the pepQ gene encoding Xaa-Pro dipeptidase: MDKLAVLYAEHIATLQQRTRTITEREGLEGLVIHSGQAKRQFLDDMYYPFKVNPQFKAWLPVIDNPHCWIVVDGASKPKLIFYRPVDFWHKVPDEPRDFWAEYFDIELLVQPDQVEKLLPYDKEKFAYIGEYLEVAQALGFSIMNPEPVMNYLHFHRAYKTQYELECLRQANRIAVDGHKAARDTFFAGGSEFDIQQAYLMATRQSENEMPYGNIVALNENCAILHYTHFEPKAPQTHHSFLIDAGANFNGYAADITRTYDFKKSGEFSDLIKVMTEHQIALGKALKPGLLYGELHLDCHQRVAQVLSDFNIVKLPAAEIVERGITSTFFPHGLGHHLGLQVHDMGGFMADDTGAHQAPPEGHPFLRCTRLIEKNQVFTIEPGLYFIDSLLGDLAQTDNKQFINWEKVEEFKPFGGIRIEDNIIVHEDSLENMTRDLHLD; this comes from the coding sequence ATGGATAAATTAGCGGTGCTATACGCCGAACATATTGCAACCTTGCAACAACGCACTCGAACAATTACAGAGCGTGAAGGTTTAGAAGGGTTAGTAATTCACTCAGGTCAGGCTAAACGCCAGTTTTTAGATGACATGTATTATCCGTTTAAGGTGAATCCGCAATTTAAAGCTTGGTTACCAGTGATCGATAACCCACATTGCTGGATTGTGGTTGATGGTGCATCTAAGCCGAAACTGATTTTTTATCGTCCTGTGGACTTTTGGCATAAAGTACCTGACGAACCACGTGATTTTTGGGCTGAGTATTTTGATATTGAATTATTAGTACAGCCAGATCAGGTAGAAAAGCTACTTCCTTACGACAAAGAAAAATTTGCCTATATCGGTGAATACCTAGAAGTAGCACAAGCGCTGGGCTTTAGCATTATGAACCCAGAACCCGTGATGAACTACTTGCATTTTCATCGTGCTTATAAAACACAGTACGAGCTTGAGTGTTTACGTCAAGCTAACCGTATCGCGGTAGATGGCCACAAAGCAGCACGTGATACGTTTTTTGCTGGTGGTTCTGAGTTTGATATTCAGCAAGCTTACCTTATGGCTACGCGTCAAAGTGAAAACGAAATGCCTTACGGCAATATCGTTGCACTAAATGAGAACTGTGCAATTTTACATTACACGCATTTTGAACCAAAAGCGCCGCAAACGCATCACTCTTTCCTTATTGACGCTGGTGCAAACTTTAATGGTTATGCAGCTGATATCACACGTACTTATGACTTTAAAAAGTCAGGTGAATTTAGCGATTTAATTAAAGTAATGACTGAACACCAAATCGCTTTAGGTAAAGCATTAAAACCTGGCTTGTTATACGGTGAATTACATTTAGATTGTCACCAGCGTGTAGCGCAAGTGCTAAGCGACTTTAATATTGTGAAGTTACCTGCGGCTGAAATTGTTGAACGCGGTATTACGTCGACGTTCTTCCCGCATGGTCTTGGTCATCACCTTGGTTTACAAGTTCACGATATGGGTGGTTTTATGGCTGATGATACAGGTGCGCACCAAGCACCACCTGAAGGTCATCCGTTCCTACGTTGCACTCGTTTAATCGAAAAGAACCAAGTATTTACTATTGAACCTGGTTTATACTTTATCGACTCGTTATTAGGTGACCTTGCGCAAACTGACAACAAACAGTTTATTAACTGGGAAAAAGTTGAAGAGTTTAAGCCATTTGGCGGTATCCGTATTGAAGATAATATTATCGTTCATGAAGATAGCCTAGAAAACATGACCCGTGATCTACACTTAGATTAA
- a CDS encoding transglycosylase SLT domain-containing protein: MKKQLLGWTAAALLFPFFAAEANDKHDAFLKAEKKARYGDYQDMKEAANGLDHPLKPYVEKAYWQRNPSLKHQTEIENYLNVYQNTPLEWPVRKAWLNYLKKYNKKAAYIRNYRETSNNELTCPYLSFQLDLGAPEKAIMNQVTDLWVVGKSQPKECDKLFSLWKKKGYQTEERVWQRISLAAEGGSSSLIPYLKTLLPRADQYLADLYLKVRKDPSASAGLYRYKKKSAKEGQIAIYGVKRLVWRDKDLALRAWEKLETMFDYTDEQKADVYYSFALSLASSGHQQARFWLNKVPKDRQTRKLMQWQLGNMLERQDWSGIVAFFTGKENLSLGQQYWLAYSLNQRGEVERAREIWQTVAKERDYYGFLASARLGIPVSLNNKDINISNKLKLEVANAPGFKRARALYELERFTSARREWNYLTDTSTKEEKLAASLLAAELDWYDSTIYTLAQIKEWDYVDLRFPFAFKDVFATYSNRSHIDVAWSIAISRRESSFAPDARSHANAHGLMQLLPSTAKYMNKSSVSRRQLYQPRTNIRLGSEYLQYLKKKNHGNEILATASYNAGYHRIKRWIPEQAMPAELWIELIPFTETRNYVKNVFAYRQVYHTRLGRDGNVLAPILDMSMGG, translated from the coding sequence ATGAAAAAACAACTCCTTGGTTGGACAGCTGCCGCATTACTTTTTCCTTTTTTTGCAGCTGAAGCCAACGATAAACATGACGCTTTTTTAAAAGCAGAAAAAAAGGCGCGTTACGGTGATTATCAAGACATGAAAGAGGCGGCAAATGGTCTTGATCACCCGTTGAAACCTTATGTCGAAAAGGCTTATTGGCAACGCAACCCGAGTCTTAAACACCAGACAGAAATCGAGAACTATCTTAATGTCTACCAAAACACGCCACTGGAATGGCCTGTACGTAAGGCATGGCTTAACTACTTAAAAAAGTACAACAAAAAAGCGGCTTATATTCGTAACTATCGCGAAACAAGCAATAACGAATTAACCTGTCCTTATTTAAGTTTTCAACTGGACTTAGGTGCGCCTGAAAAAGCCATCATGAATCAAGTTACTGATTTATGGGTGGTAGGAAAATCACAACCAAAAGAGTGTGATAAGTTGTTCTCTCTTTGGAAGAAAAAAGGTTATCAGACCGAAGAGCGTGTTTGGCAGCGCATTAGCTTGGCTGCCGAAGGTGGCTCATCAAGCTTAATTCCATACTTAAAAACATTACTGCCTCGTGCAGACCAATACTTAGCTGATTTATATTTAAAGGTACGCAAAGATCCTAGTGCTTCAGCGGGCCTTTATCGCTACAAGAAAAAATCTGCTAAAGAAGGGCAGATTGCGATTTATGGAGTTAAGCGCCTAGTATGGCGAGATAAAGACCTTGCACTGCGTGCCTGGGAAAAGCTCGAAACCATGTTCGATTACACTGATGAGCAAAAAGCGGATGTTTACTACAGTTTTGCATTGTCGCTTGCTTCAAGTGGCCACCAGCAAGCGCGCTTTTGGTTAAATAAAGTGCCTAAAGACCGTCAAACTAGAAAGTTAATGCAATGGCAACTTGGCAATATGTTAGAGAGACAAGATTGGTCTGGCATTGTGGCGTTTTTTACCGGTAAAGAAAACCTGAGCCTAGGTCAACAATATTGGTTAGCATATAGCTTAAATCAACGTGGTGAAGTCGAGCGTGCTCGTGAAATCTGGCAAACAGTGGCTAAAGAGCGTGATTATTATGGCTTTTTAGCATCTGCACGCTTGGGTATCCCGGTTAGTTTAAATAACAAAGACATTAATATTAGTAATAAGCTAAAGCTTGAAGTAGCCAATGCTCCAGGCTTTAAGCGAGCTCGCGCATTATATGAGCTTGAGCGCTTTACATCTGCGCGTCGTGAGTGGAATTATTTAACGGATACATCAACCAAAGAAGAAAAGCTTGCTGCGTCATTGCTTGCAGCTGAACTTGATTGGTACGACAGTACTATCTACACCTTGGCGCAAATAAAAGAGTGGGATTATGTCGACTTACGTTTCCCATTTGCGTTTAAAGATGTGTTTGCCACTTATAGTAATCGTAGTCATATTGATGTTGCTTGGAGTATTGCAATTTCTCGCCGTGAAAGTTCTTTTGCGCCCGATGCGCGCTCTCATGCCAATGCCCATGGTTTAATGCAGTTGTTGCCAAGCACTGCTAAATATATGAATAAGAGTTCAGTGTCGCGTAGGCAGTTATATCAGCCTCGTACTAATATTCGTCTTGGTAGCGAGTATTTGCAGTATTTGAAAAAGAAAAATCATGGCAACGAAATCCTCGCAACGGCTTCTTATAATGCGGGTTACCATCGTATTAAACGCTGGATCCCAGAGCAAGCTATGCCAGCGGAACTGTGGATTGAGTTAATTCCTTTCACCGAAACACGTAACTACGTTAAGAATGTGTTTGCCTACAGACAGGTTTATCACACTCGATTAGGACGCGACGGCAATGTCTTAGCGCCAATCCTTGATATGTCGATGGGCGGTTAA
- the fadB gene encoding fatty acid oxidation complex subunit alpha FadB has product MLYKSDSFEVAFIKDNIAEFKFCADGSVNKLSQQTLQDCALALKELATNSDIKGMVFTSDKDHFIIGADIFEFLPTFTKPQEELVAWIKNATDVFDAIEDLPFPTLSAVNGMALGGGCEWALATDYRVASSNAKIGLPEVKLGIMPGFGGTVRLPRLIGADNAMTWITTGKENRAADALKVGAFDAVVSADKLLESSIATLEQAIAGKLDWQAKRQVKLQPLKMNRVEQGMSFAMAEGMVMGQTKGHYPAPVMAVKTIKAAANCERAEAMAIENTNFAKLAATSEAAAQTGIFLADQYIKGKAKKQAKHSELEIKQAAVLGAGIMGGGIAYQSAYKGTPIIMKDINQDALDLGMGEASKLLGKKVQRGHMAMDKMVATLGKIKPTLNDADLQSADIVVEAVVENPKVKQAVLAGLEKDLPAGTILTSNTSTIRIDELASALEKPENFCGMHFFNPVPKMPLVEIIRGEKTSEATINAVVDYALKLGKSPIVVNDCPGFFVNRVLFPYFAGFSKLVVEGADFTKVDKVMENVFGWPMGPAYLLDVVGIDTAYHCTGVMADGFPERMARQDKDPVTVFANEKRFGQKNGAGFYQYAPDRRGRLKKAKDATATELLSAITDAPKDFDKQEIIDRCMIPMINEVLLCLQEGIVASPQEADMALIYGIGFPPFRGGAFRYLDQTGLANFVATADKYAHLGAIYQVSDETRKWAEEGRVFYKVEG; this is encoded by the coding sequence ATGTTATACAAAAGCGATTCATTTGAAGTTGCTTTCATCAAGGACAACATCGCCGAGTTTAAGTTCTGTGCAGACGGCTCAGTAAATAAACTTTCGCAGCAAACCTTGCAAGATTGCGCTTTAGCATTAAAAGAATTGGCAACAAACTCAGATATCAAAGGCATGGTGTTCACCAGCGATAAAGATCATTTCATTATCGGTGCCGACATTTTCGAATTTTTACCTACCTTCACAAAGCCTCAAGAAGAACTTGTTGCATGGATCAAAAATGCAACTGACGTTTTTGATGCTATTGAAGATTTACCTTTCCCAACGCTAAGTGCTGTAAACGGCATGGCGCTTGGCGGTGGATGTGAGTGGGCACTTGCTACCGATTATCGCGTTGCTAGCTCTAACGCTAAAATTGGCCTACCTGAAGTTAAACTAGGCATTATGCCTGGTTTTGGTGGTACAGTTCGCCTTCCACGCCTTATTGGCGCTGATAATGCGATGACATGGATCACTACAGGTAAAGAAAACCGCGCTGCTGATGCCCTAAAAGTAGGTGCATTTGATGCGGTAGTTAGTGCTGACAAACTTTTAGAGTCAAGTATTGCAACACTTGAGCAAGCAATTGCTGGCAAGCTAGATTGGCAAGCAAAACGACAAGTAAAATTACAGCCACTGAAAATGAACCGTGTTGAGCAAGGTATGAGCTTTGCGATGGCTGAAGGCATGGTAATGGGTCAGACAAAAGGTCACTACCCAGCACCTGTTATGGCTGTAAAAACAATCAAAGCTGCAGCAAACTGTGAACGCGCTGAAGCAATGGCGATTGAAAACACTAACTTTGCTAAATTAGCAGCAACAAGCGAAGCTGCGGCGCAAACAGGTATTTTCTTAGCTGACCAATACATTAAAGGTAAAGCGAAGAAGCAAGCTAAACACAGTGAACTTGAGATCAAACAAGCCGCTGTATTAGGCGCTGGTATTATGGGCGGCGGTATTGCATACCAGTCTGCTTATAAAGGCACACCTATTATCATGAAAGACATCAATCAAGATGCACTTGATTTAGGTATGGGCGAAGCATCTAAGCTACTTGGCAAAAAAGTACAACGTGGCCATATGGCGATGGATAAGATGGTTGCTACCTTAGGCAAAATCAAACCAACGCTAAACGATGCAGACTTACAAAGCGCAGACATCGTTGTTGAAGCTGTGGTTGAAAACCCTAAAGTTAAGCAAGCCGTTCTTGCGGGTCTTGAAAAAGACTTACCAGCGGGCACTATCCTAACTTCAAATACCTCAACAATTCGTATTGACGAGTTAGCATCAGCACTTGAAAAACCAGAAAACTTCTGTGGTATGCACTTCTTTAACCCAGTGCCAAAAATGCCATTAGTAGAAATCATTCGTGGTGAAAAAACATCAGAAGCAACAATTAATGCGGTTGTTGATTACGCATTAAAACTTGGTAAATCACCAATCGTTGTAAACGACTGTCCTGGTTTCTTTGTAAACCGCGTACTATTCCCTTACTTTGCAGGTTTCAGCAAACTTGTAGTTGAAGGTGCTGACTTCACTAAAGTAGATAAAGTAATGGAAAATGTATTTGGTTGGCCAATGGGTCCTGCCTATCTTCTTGATGTTGTAGGTATCGATACAGCTTACCACTGTACAGGTGTTATGGCTGACGGTTTCCCTGAGCGTATGGCTCGCCAAGATAAAGACCCAGTTACTGTATTTGCAAACGAAAAACGCTTTGGTCAGAAAAATGGTGCAGGTTTTTACCAGTACGCGCCAGACCGTCGTGGTCGCCTGAAAAAAGCAAAAGATGCTACAGCAACAGAGTTACTAAGTGCTATCACTGATGCACCTAAAGATTTCGATAAACAAGAAATCATTGACCGTTGTATGATCCCGATGATCAACGAAGTACTACTTTGTTTACAAGAAGGTATCGTAGCGTCTCCACAAGAAGCTGACATGGCGCTAATTTACGGCATTGGTTTCCCTCCATTTAGAGGCGGTGCATTCCGTTACTTAGATCAAACTGGTTTAGCGAACTTTGTTGCGACAGCAGACAAGTACGCTCATTTAGGTGCGATTTACCAAGTATCAGATGAAACTCGCAAGTGGGCCGAAGAAGGCCGTGTATTCTATAAGGTGGAAGGATAA
- a CDS encoding YigZ family protein produces MSEYQYPAEPVFYQEEIKKSTFIVHIAHTPDLAAAKAFIKEIQDKYSDARHNCWAHVAGNPGGSHVYGFSDDGEPNGTAGKPMLNVLTGSGIGEITAVVTRYFGGIKLGTGGLVRAYGGSLNNAMRELKTITKVPSVELVGQSDYSVQGAIEQLLKSQYQVLNIEKQFAENITWHIEIDSRQAQQAIDDIHELTHGEVSLKVRKV; encoded by the coding sequence ATGTCTGAATACCAATATCCGGCTGAGCCGGTTTTTTACCAAGAAGAAATCAAAAAAAGCACCTTTATTGTGCATATTGCCCACACCCCAGATCTTGCGGCAGCAAAAGCCTTTATCAAAGAAATTCAAGATAAATACAGCGATGCTCGTCATAATTGCTGGGCACATGTTGCAGGTAACCCCGGTGGCAGTCATGTGTATGGTTTTTCTGATGATGGCGAGCCTAATGGCACGGCTGGTAAGCCAATGCTTAATGTATTAACAGGCTCTGGTATTGGTGAAATTACAGCGGTGGTAACCCGTTATTTCGGGGGCATCAAGCTTGGTACAGGTGGGCTAGTTCGCGCTTACGGCGGTAGTTTAAATAATGCCATGCGCGAGCTTAAAACCATTACCAAAGTACCGAGTGTTGAGCTGGTTGGCCAAAGTGATTACAGCGTACAAGGTGCAATCGAGCAGTTATTAAAAAGTCAGTATCAGGTGCTAAATATCGAAAAACAATTTGCAGAGAACATCACATGGCACATTGAAATCGATAGCCGTCAAGCACAGCAAGCGATTGATGATATCCATGAATTGACTCATGGCGAAGTTAGCCTAAAAGTCAGAAAAGTTTGA
- the tusA gene encoding sulfurtransferase TusA, with protein MSFDNPDHQLDALGLRCPEPVMMVRGAVRKMKDGETLLIIADDPSTTRDIPSFCTFMDHTLVAKDVEQAPYRYLVKKGL; from the coding sequence ATGAGTTTTGATAATCCCGATCACCAATTAGATGCACTTGGCCTTCGTTGTCCAGAACCCGTGATGATGGTGCGCGGTGCAGTACGTAAAATGAAAGATGGCGAAACCTTACTTATCATCGCCGATGACCCATCAACCACCCGCGATATTCCAAGCTTTTGTACCTTTATGGATCACACTCTCGTGGCAAAAGATGTAGAACAAGCACCGTATCGATACTTAGTGAAGAAAGGGTTGTAA
- a CDS encoding KAP family P-loop NTPase fold protein, with the protein MSKKGWNEGIVINGVTFPSDELNRKQDADLLTKILTRRSNVISQSANKSSYVINVNAEWGAGKTYFIKRWAEDLKYDYPVVYIDAWSNDFMDSPIITVLAEIQEQLLDSINKSCLPRDKKKRFKNIGISILPKILAALVKRYGGFDIEDLFVEESSEESEKPASTNKTLDLSAAMEAMATQAFKEHSDYKSGVKELKATIKELIKFAVDNPKNSLSVNKRSYPAFIFIDELDRCRPTYAVEMLEAIKHIFDIEGLVIVVSTHTEELQHTIKALYGNNFNADSYLRRFFDTKYHLDVTVSPSLLEINSDFSILNHDDLNEKNILLFPFISQNNECLKRQVSSLLVSISNWKKLPPRSSIQLANRLLTSIELIDNEKSIDIVVLSVLLCLYMFSKSEYDYLYSTLCGKKFNFDHNATTLRVSGEQLNIPNSLEKMTSNSNNFYSFKQLLNLSGYDKQALLRFEKNFSDTSIYTYFKDFSEVLNREDSIRNVGFLNTFNYDGRGSISDSQLLQAYMTFFGIHKVSLEYYLDLINLTNKLSDS; encoded by the coding sequence ATGAGTAAGAAAGGTTGGAATGAAGGGATAGTGATCAACGGAGTAACTTTCCCTTCTGATGAGTTGAATAGAAAGCAGGATGCTGACTTATTAACAAAAATTCTTACAAGAAGATCTAATGTCATCTCTCAAAGTGCTAATAAATCATCCTATGTGATAAATGTAAATGCTGAGTGGGGAGCTGGAAAAACCTACTTTATAAAAAGGTGGGCTGAAGATTTAAAGTATGATTATCCAGTTGTTTACATCGATGCATGGTCTAATGACTTTATGGACTCACCAATTATTACAGTATTGGCTGAAATCCAAGAGCAGCTTTTAGATAGCATTAATAAAAGTTGTTTACCTAGAGATAAGAAAAAGCGTTTTAAAAATATTGGGATCTCAATATTACCAAAAATATTAGCCGCGCTCGTTAAACGCTATGGTGGCTTTGATATTGAAGACTTATTTGTTGAAGAGTCTAGTGAAGAAAGCGAGAAACCTGCATCAACAAATAAAACATTGGATCTCTCAGCTGCTATGGAGGCTATGGCGACACAAGCGTTTAAAGAGCATAGTGATTATAAATCTGGTGTAAAAGAGCTAAAAGCCACGATTAAAGAACTTATTAAGTTCGCCGTGGATAACCCCAAGAACTCTTTAAGTGTGAACAAGCGAAGTTACCCTGCATTTATATTTATAGACGAACTTGATAGATGTCGACCAACCTACGCAGTTGAAATGCTTGAGGCAATTAAGCATATATTTGATATTGAAGGACTTGTAATCGTCGTTTCAACTCATACAGAAGAGCTACAACACACAATAAAAGCTCTTTATGGAAATAACTTTAATGCTGATAGTTACCTGAGACGTTTCTTTGACACTAAATATCATTTAGATGTAACTGTTTCACCAAGCCTGCTTGAAATAAATAGTGATTTTTCAATATTGAATCATGATGACTTGAATGAAAAAAATATCTTACTATTCCCATTTATATCTCAAAATAATGAATGCTTAAAACGTCAAGTATCATCACTTCTTGTGAGTATTTCTAATTGGAAAAAGCTACCCCCAAGATCATCAATTCAATTAGCTAATAGGTTACTAACATCTATAGAGTTAATTGATAACGAAAAGTCTATAGATATTGTAGTGCTATCGGTTTTGCTATGTTTGTATATGTTTAGCAAAAGTGAATATGACTATCTTTACTCAACCTTATGTGGAAAGAAATTTAATTTTGATCATAATGCAACGACATTAAGAGTCTCAGGAGAACAGCTCAATATTCCAAATAGCTTAGAAAAAATGACCTCAAATTCTAATAACTTTTATAGCTTTAAACAGCTACTCAACTTATCGGGTTATGATAAGCAAGCACTTTTAAGGTTTGAGAAAAATTTCTCCGATACCAGTATTTATACATATTTCAAAGACTTTTCAGAAGTATTAAATCGAGAGGATTCTATACGTAATGTTGGTTTTTTAAATACTTTTAATTACGATGGGAGAGGAAGTATAAGCGATTCGCAGCTACTACAGGCATACATGACCTTCTTCGGAATACACAAAGTTTCCCTAGAATATTATTTAGATTTAATCAATTTAACAAATAAACTTTCTGATAGCTGA
- a CDS encoding TrkH family potassium uptake protein encodes MQFRTIIKILGQLVALFSITMVPPALVSLIYKDGGGVPFVLAFIFSVVIGLAAYYPNRHEHGDLKAREGFLIVVLFWLVLGTFAAVPLVFLQEPNLSLADSVFEAFSGLTTTGATVLTGIEYLPKSVLFYRQQLQWLGGMGIIVLAVAVLPMLGVGGMQLYRAETPGPVKDSKMTPRIADTAKHLWYIYVSLTIACTLAYWAAGMDWFDAICHAFSTIAIGGFSTYDASMGQFDSPLINFICVVFLLIAAINFSLHYAAVSSRNIRVYLRDPEFKVFLLIQLALVIVCFTVLSSNNIYADGDETLDQAMFQAVSMSTTAGFATDNFSAWPLFLPILLIFSSFIGGCAGSTGGGMKVVRVFLLYLQGIRELNRLVHPRAIYSIKLGRKALPDKVVEAVWGFFSAYALVFVIIMLALMGTGMDNISAFSATAACLNNLGPGLGEVAAHYGAISDTAKWLLTIAMVFGRLEIFTLLVLFTPTFWRG; translated from the coding sequence ATGCAATTTCGTACCATAATAAAAATTCTCGGCCAGCTGGTGGCGTTATTTAGTATCACTATGGTGCCTCCGGCACTGGTGTCTTTGATCTACAAAGACGGTGGTGGTGTGCCATTCGTTCTCGCTTTCATCTTTAGTGTTGTTATTGGTTTAGCTGCTTATTATCCAAACCGTCATGAACATGGTGATCTTAAAGCCCGTGAAGGCTTCTTGATTGTAGTCTTGTTCTGGCTGGTACTAGGTACCTTCGCTGCGGTGCCTTTAGTGTTCTTACAAGAACCTAATCTTTCCTTAGCTGACTCTGTATTTGAGGCCTTTTCAGGGCTGACAACGACAGGGGCTACCGTACTTACGGGCATAGAATACCTACCTAAATCAGTCCTCTTTTATCGCCAGCAACTGCAATGGTTAGGTGGTATGGGGATCATCGTACTCGCGGTCGCGGTACTGCCTATGCTAGGGGTCGGTGGTATGCAGCTATACCGTGCAGAAACCCCCGGTCCGGTTAAAGACTCAAAAATGACGCCGCGTATTGCCGATACTGCAAAGCACCTTTGGTATATCTATGTATCGCTGACGATTGCTTGTACGCTTGCGTACTGGGCTGCAGGTATGGATTGGTTTGATGCAATATGTCATGCGTTCTCTACAATTGCGATTGGTGGTTTCTCTACCTACGATGCATCAATGGGGCAGTTTGATAGCCCATTAATTAACTTTATTTGCGTCGTGTTTTTGTTGATCGCAGCCATTAACTTCTCGCTGCATTATGCCGCTGTATCGTCGCGCAATATTCGTGTTTATTTACGCGACCCTGAATTTAAAGTGTTCTTATTGATTCAATTAGCATTGGTCATTGTCTGCTTTACTGTGCTGTCATCAAATAATATTTATGCCGATGGTGATGAGACTCTCGATCAAGCTATGTTCCAAGCGGTATCAATGAGTACCACTGCGGGCTTTGCGACTGATAACTTCTCTGCATGGCCATTGTTCTTACCTATTTTACTTATCTTCTCAAGTTTTATTGGTGGCTGTGCCGGGTCTACCGGTGGTGGTATGAAGGTCGTGCGGGTGTTCTTACTTTACTTACAAGGTATTCGTGAGCTCAATCGTCTAGTGCATCCAAGGGCTATTTATTCAATTAAATTAGGCCGAAAAGCACTCCCAGATAAAGTTGTAGAAGCTGTTTGGGGCTTCTTCTCTGCGTATGCTTTAGTGTTTGTCATTATTATGTTGGCGCTAATGGGCACCGGCATGGATAACATCAGTGCATTCTCAGCAACAGCTGCTTGCTTAAATAACTTAGGCCCAGGTTTAGGCGAAGTCGCTGCTCATTACGGAGCGATTTCTGATACGGCAAAATGGCTACTTACTATTGCGATGGTATTTGGTCGTTTAGAAATATTCACCCTGTTAGTGTTGTTTACGCCAACCTTCTGGCGAGGCTAA